The Nostoc sp. 'Peltigera membranacea cyanobiont' N6 genome contains the following window.
GGGATTAGCAAGGCGGATATGGGCATCTAGGGGGATTTGTTGACCTTTGGGATCTTGAGCATAATTGGGAATATCTTTCTCGTGGTTCATCCCCAAGGGTGCGCCAGAATCCTTACTGCGGCCAATAATTGTCTGTTGCTCCTGTAGTGGTGTCCGATCCCAGCGTTCGACTAAGTTGCGGATTACCCGCACTACTTGATAGCTTCCCCCTGCTGTCCAAGCTGGTTCGCCACTTTTTGGCTCTACCCAGACAATCCGGTTCATCAATTTTTCATCGCTAGCATCTAGATTTGCTGTACCATCTTTGAAACCAAGTAGGTTACGCACTGTGGTTTTGCCAAGCTTTTTATGAGTATTGGGTGGTAGAAAACCCTCTATTTGCCAACGCAGAGTTATCAAGTCAGGCAGATTCTTGATAATATCCCGCAAAGCGTGGATATTCGCTTCTTCTGTGTTGGCACAAAATTGCAGCAGTATATCCCCATGACACAAATCCGGGTCAAGTTGGTCATTGGAAAAACCTGGCATGGTGCTTAACCGCTTGGGTTTTAATTTGCCAAGTCCAAAACGGTTATCGAAAAGCGAATCCCCCACTGCTAGGGTGATGGTGAGGTTATCTGGAACCACTACAGACCCAAGAATTCCCGAATCATTGGGTGGAAATTTGGGGTCGCGGAGCTTGGGTGTTCCCCCTGCCATGAGAAACTGAATGCGATCGCTCAAGGTTTGAAACAATCGTACTAAATCCGCTTTGGTTTTAGCTGTTGTGTCAAATGCCACCATCAAGGCAGAAGCCGGCACAG
Protein-coding sequences here:
- the efeB gene encoding iron uptake transporter deferrochelatase/peroxidase subunit, which encodes MSSSEQPSLRITPRISRRDLLIGMAAAGGVAALTSLGYRTFSESAEDPSEETVPFFGIHQAGIITPVPASALMVAFDTTAKTKADLVRLFQTLSDRIQFLMAGGTPKLRDPKFPPNDSGILGSVVVPDNLTITLAVGDSLFDNRFGLGKLKPKRLSTMPGFSNDQLDPDLCHGDILLQFCANTEEANIHALRDIIKNLPDLITLRWQIEGFLPPNTHKKLGKTTVRNLLGFKDGTANLDASDEKLMNRIVWVEPKSGEPAWTAGGSYQVVRVIRNLVERWDRTPLQEQQTIIGRSKDSGAPLGMNHEKDIPNYAQDPKGQQIPLDAHIRLANPRKSELGLILRRGFNYSRGFDKSGHLDMGLLFVCFQADLEKGFVTVQNRLSGEPLEEYIRPIGGGYFFALPGVKAEGGYLGQSLLEASTV